The Deferribacterota bacterium sequence TTGCTACTTAAACCAATAACACTCTTTATCTCTCTTTCAATATTTTTAGATATTTCTTGCAACTTTCTAACCTCATCTGAAAAAAGTTCATCCTCTACTTCAACTAATATCTCAATGGTATCTAAATTTTTAACTCTATCAACAACAATTTGATAATAGGGTAATACCCCTTCTACCTGCGATATAATTGCTTCAATCTGTGATGGAAAAACATTGACACCTCTAATAATCAACATGTCATCACTTCTGCCACGTATCTTCTCTATCTTTTTCGTTGTTCTACCACAAAGACACATTTCGCCAACAACCCTAGTTATGTCCCTCGTTCTATATCTTATAAGTGGCATCCCTTCCTTTGTTAATGTAGTAAAGACTAATTCTCCTTCCTCTCCTTCGCTAACAGGTTCTAGTGTATTGGGATTTATCAGTTCAACTAAAAAATGATCTTCATTAATATGCATACCATTCTTTGATTCAATACATTCAAAGCCAACACCAGGCCCTATTATCTCAGTAAGTCCATATATATCTAAAGCAGATATTTTAAGCTTATCTTCAATCTCGTTTCTCATCTCGTTGCACCATGGCTCTGCACCAAGAATACCTACCCTTAGATTCAATTCACTAGGATCTATACCAAGCTCAACAAATGCATCATACA is a genomic window containing:
- a CDS encoding phenylacetate--CoA ligase — encoded protein: MIWNDEFETLPREVLDALQLKRLKKVIERVRVNVPFYRDRFKKLNIDENNINSISDIRKLPFTTKEDLNNNYPFNMFAVPRYEIVRIHASSGTTGKPTVVGYTKRDISIWSEIIARALYAAGIRKGDIIQNSYAYGLFTGGLGIHYGVEKIGASVVPTSGGNTKKQAIILKDFGVDALTCTPSYSLCLYDAFVELGIDPSELNLRVGILGAEPWCNEMRNEIEDKLKISALDIYGLTEIIGPGVGFECIESKNGMHINEDHFLVELINPNTLEPVSEGEEGELVFTTLTKEGMPLIRYRTRDITRVVGEMCLCGRTTKKIEKIRGRSDDMLIIRGVNVFPSQIEAIISQVEGVLPYYQIVVDRVKNLDTIEILVEVEDELFSDEVRKLQEISKNIEREIKSVIGLSSKVRLVEYKTLKRFEGKSKRVVDKRVPV